A stretch of the Streptomyces venezuelae genome encodes the following:
- a CDS encoding SDR family oxidoreductase, translating to MSARRSLEGQVAVVTGAARGVGELLARKLSARGARIALVGLEPEALKEVSERLHTDSDHWYADVTDHEAMARVAQEVKQRFGKVDIVIANAGVAAGGPFADSDPDAWRRVIEVNLIGGAVTARAFLPVLMESRGYFLQIASLAAITPAPMMTAYCASKSGVEAFAHSLRAEVGYKGVRVGVGYLSWTDTDMVRGADRDEVMRELRQRLPWPSNRTYPLGPAVDRIVAGIERRSAHVYAQWWLRGMQSVRGYLPGIIATVGQREMKRFEPRLAGVSKGLVGAGGAADEQERTHRTG from the coding sequence GTGAGCGCTCGCAGGAGTCTGGAAGGCCAGGTCGCCGTGGTCACCGGGGCGGCCCGCGGGGTCGGGGAGCTGCTCGCCCGCAAACTCTCCGCCCGCGGCGCGAGGATCGCCCTGGTGGGCCTGGAGCCGGAGGCCCTCAAGGAGGTCTCGGAGCGGCTGCACACCGACAGCGACCACTGGTACGCGGACGTCACCGACCACGAGGCCATGGCCCGGGTCGCCCAGGAGGTCAAGCAGCGCTTCGGCAAGGTGGACATCGTCATCGCCAACGCCGGGGTCGCGGCCGGCGGTCCGTTCGCCGACTCCGATCCGGACGCCTGGCGCCGGGTCATCGAGGTGAACCTGATCGGCGGCGCCGTGACCGCCCGGGCCTTCCTGCCCGTGCTGATGGAGAGCCGCGGCTACTTCCTCCAGATCGCCTCGCTCGCCGCGATCACCCCGGCCCCGATGATGACGGCGTACTGCGCCTCCAAGTCGGGAGTCGAGGCCTTCGCGCACAGCCTGCGCGCCGAGGTCGGCTACAAGGGGGTCCGGGTCGGGGTCGGCTACCTGTCCTGGACCGACACCGACATGGTGCGCGGGGCCGACCGGGACGAGGTGATGCGGGAGCTGCGGCAGCGGCTGCCGTGGCCGTCGAACCGGACGTACCCGCTGGGGCCGGCCGTGGACCGGATCGTGGCGGGCATCGAGCGGCGGTCGGCCCATGTGTACGCACAGTGGTGGCTGCGCGGGATGCAGTCGGTGCGCGGCTACCTGCCGGGCATCATCGCCACGGTTGGACAGCGGGAGATGAAGCGGTTCGAGCCCCGGCTGGCCGGGGTGTCCAAGGGGCTGGTGGGGGCCGGCGGGGCTGCCGACGAGCAGGAGCGGACCCACCGCACCGGCTGA
- a CDS encoding S41 family peptidase, translating to MSQVAYLRFPHLHDDLLCFAAEDDLWVAPLVADGEAPGRAWRITVDRTRVGHPRFSPDGRHIAFTTWRSLDPEIHLAPVDGGPARRLTHWGSTDTRVCGWTPPDKDGRSDILAVSSHGQPFSYYAWSYSLPTDGSPGGKLPWGPVSHIAVHEEDHDAEGAGARHTLLLTGKPPHEPAAWKRYRGGATGRLWLHGKRLLEDLGGHLDSPMFVGGRIAFLSDHEGVGNVYSCLPDGTGLRRHTDHEEFYARHAASDGRRIVYQCAGEIWLVDSLAPDARPRRLPVRLGGPRAGRRTYQVPAASHVQSVAVDTTGRASAVTVRGSLYWLIHRDGPARTIADTPGVRVRLPEMLGSAGQVAYVTDAEGEDAIEIAYLPRASGDREPRRLASGELGRVLELVSDPEGERIAIASDDGRLLLINATEDSDGEVTELIRSINGPVTDLAFSPDGAWLTWSHPGIGRSLRQIKMARISGPGGQTVVDVTNGRFEDENPVFTRDGRYLAFLSWRGFDPVYDVHTGDLSFPLGCRPYLVPLSSATPSPFALSAEGRPAAGGLDPLEGDTGDATVTVEMEGLESRVTPFPVTASKYSALHPVAGGGLVWLRWPISGALGETFANPEHTSGKPTLEHFDLVKARKTELASDLDWFAVSGDGTRLVVNDDGDLRAVPATESGDSDSTVYLDLRRILHEVDPGAEWRQAFEEAGRIIRAYFWEPKMCGIDWDGVLDQYRPLVEHVASPDEFADLLREVLGELGTSHAYVSPARRNEGPPHYQRPIGLLGANLVCRDGEWLVKRILPGDSSDSKARSPLAGTGIRDGAVLTHVDGRPVDPVAGPYPLLAAAGGTTVELTFRPAEGEGRARRVAVVPLVDERPLRYQDWVAKRRAVVRELSGGKCGYLHIPDMGGSGWAQFNRDLRMEMSRPALIVDVRGNAGGHISELVVEKLTRRILGWDLTRNAQPVSYASNAPRGPVVALADEATSSDGDMITAAFKLLGLGPVVGQRTWGGVVGMTGRHTLGDGTVITVPMNAAWFPEYGWSVENHGVAPDLEVLRTPLDWAEGRYAQLDDAVHLALELLEENPAAVPPGYTDVPDGRRPKLPPRS from the coding sequence ATCCACCTCGCCCCGGTGGACGGCGGCCCGGCCCGCCGGCTCACCCACTGGGGCTCCACCGACACCCGGGTCTGCGGCTGGACCCCGCCCGACAAGGACGGCCGCAGCGACATCCTGGCCGTCTCCTCGCACGGCCAGCCCTTCTCCTACTACGCCTGGTCCTACAGCCTGCCCACCGACGGCAGCCCGGGTGGAAAGCTGCCGTGGGGCCCGGTCTCGCACATCGCGGTCCACGAGGAGGACCACGACGCAGAGGGCGCCGGGGCCCGCCACACGCTGCTGCTCACCGGCAAGCCCCCGCACGAACCCGCCGCCTGGAAGCGCTACCGCGGCGGCGCCACCGGCCGGCTGTGGCTGCACGGCAAGCGGCTCCTGGAGGACCTCGGCGGACACCTCGACTCCCCCATGTTCGTGGGCGGCAGGATCGCCTTCCTCTCCGACCACGAGGGGGTCGGCAACGTCTACTCCTGCCTGCCCGACGGCACCGGTCTGCGCCGCCACACCGACCACGAGGAGTTCTACGCCCGGCACGCCGCCAGCGACGGACGGCGGATCGTCTACCAGTGCGCGGGCGAGATCTGGCTGGTGGACTCCCTGGCCCCGGACGCCCGGCCGCGCCGCCTCCCGGTCCGCCTCGGCGGCCCGCGCGCGGGCCGGCGTACGTACCAGGTGCCCGCCGCCAGCCACGTCCAGAGCGTTGCGGTGGACACCACCGGCCGGGCCAGCGCGGTGACCGTCCGCGGCAGCCTCTACTGGCTCATCCACCGGGACGGCCCGGCCCGGACCATCGCCGACACCCCCGGGGTGCGGGTCCGGCTGCCCGAGATGCTGGGCTCCGCCGGCCAGGTCGCGTACGTGACGGACGCTGAAGGCGAGGACGCCATCGAGATCGCCTACCTGCCCCGGGCCTCCGGCGACCGGGAGCCGCGCCGGCTGGCCTCCGGCGAGCTGGGCCGGGTCCTGGAACTGGTCTCCGACCCGGAGGGGGAGCGGATCGCCATCGCCTCCGACGACGGACGGCTGCTCCTGATCAACGCAACGGAAGACTCCGACGGCGAGGTCACCGAGCTGATCCGGTCCATCAACGGGCCGGTCACCGACCTGGCCTTCTCCCCCGACGGGGCCTGGCTGACCTGGTCGCACCCCGGGATCGGGCGCTCGCTGCGCCAGATCAAGATGGCCCGGATCTCCGGACCCGGCGGACAGACCGTCGTCGACGTCACCAACGGCCGGTTCGAGGACGAGAATCCGGTGTTCACCCGGGACGGACGCTATCTGGCCTTCCTGTCCTGGCGCGGTTTCGACCCGGTGTACGACGTGCACACCGGCGACCTGTCCTTCCCGCTGGGCTGCCGCCCCTATCTGGTGCCGCTGTCCTCGGCCACCCCCTCCCCCTTCGCCCTCTCCGCCGAGGGCCGCCCGGCCGCCGGCGGACTCGACCCGCTGGAAGGGGACACCGGCGACGCCACGGTGACCGTGGAGATGGAGGGACTGGAAAGCCGGGTGACCCCGTTCCCGGTGACCGCCTCCAAGTACTCGGCCCTGCACCCGGTGGCCGGCGGCGGACTGGTGTGGCTGCGCTGGCCGATCTCCGGCGCGCTCGGCGAGACCTTCGCCAATCCGGAGCACACCAGCGGCAAACCCACCCTGGAGCACTTCGACCTCGTCAAGGCCCGCAAGACCGAACTCGCCTCCGACCTGGACTGGTTCGCGGTCAGCGGCGACGGCACCCGGCTGGTCGTCAACGACGACGGGGACCTGCGGGCGGTGCCGGCCACCGAGTCCGGCGACAGCGACTCGACCGTCTATCTGGACCTGCGGCGGATCCTGCACGAGGTCGACCCGGGAGCCGAGTGGCGGCAGGCCTTCGAGGAAGCCGGGCGGATCATCCGCGCCTACTTCTGGGAACCGAAGATGTGCGGGATCGACTGGGACGGAGTGCTGGACCAGTACCGCCCGCTGGTCGAACACGTCGCCTCCCCCGACGAGTTCGCCGACCTGCTGCGCGAGGTCCTCGGCGAACTCGGCACCTCCCACGCCTACGTCTCCCCCGCCCGCCGCAACGAAGGACCGCCGCACTACCAGCGGCCGATCGGCCTGCTCGGCGCCAACCTGGTGTGCCGGGACGGGGAATGGCTGGTCAAGCGGATCCTGCCGGGCGACTCCTCGGACTCCAAGGCCCGTTCCCCGCTGGCCGGCACCGGCATCCGCGACGGCGCCGTCCTCACCCATGTCGACGGCCGGCCGGTGGACCCGGTCGCCGGCCCCTATCCGCTGCTGGCCGCGGCCGGCGGCACCACGGTGGAGCTCACCTTCCGGCCGGCCGAGGGCGAGGGCCGGGCCCGGCGGGTGGCGGTCGTCCCCCTGGTCGACGAGCGCCCGCTGCGCTACCAGGACTGGGTGGCCAAGCGCCGGGCGGTGGTCCGCGAGCTCAGCGGCGGAAAGTGCGGCTACCTGCACATCCCCGACATGGGCGGCTCCGGCTGGGCGCAGTTCAACCGGGACCTGCGGATGGAGATGTCCCGGCCCGCGCTGATCGTGGACGTACGCGGCAACGCCGGCGGGCACATCAGCGAGCTGGTGGTGGAGAAGCTGACCCGCCGGATCCTGGGCTGGGACCTGACCCGCAACGCACAGCCCGTGTCGTACGCCTCCAACGCGCCCCGCGGCCCGGTGGTGGCACTGGCCGACGAGGCGACCTCCTCCGACGGGGACATGATCACCGCGGCGTTCAAACTGCTGGGGCTGGGCCCCGTGGTGGGCCAGCGGACCTGGGGCGGGGTGGTCGGTATGACCGGCCGCCACACCCTGGGCGACGGCACGGTGATCACGGTGCCGATGAACGCCGCCTGGTTCCCCGAGTACGGCTGGTCGGTGGAGAACCACGGGGTCGCACCGGACCTGGAGGTCCTGCGCACCCCGCTGGACTGGGCCGAGGGGCGGTACGCACAGCTCGACGACGCCGTGCACCTGGCGCTGGAGCTGCTGGAGGAGAACCCGGCCGCGGTGCCGCCGGGCTACACGGACGTACCGGACGGCCGGCGTCCGAAGCTGCCGCCGCGCTCCTGA